AATAAAGGGTCTTTCACCATTTTGTTATTCACAGATTAGTGGAATTGACATTTCAGGTGGAAGGGGAAATTTTATAATCGTTATATAGTATGTATAGTATATAAGTGATTAGAGGCAaaaggaactagggaaagaataaagaaaatgaccctcaggaaataaaaagaatgattaAAATCCTCTTCTGATTTTTTCGTGACTCAGTTTTCTTTGAATAACTGCATTGATATAATTCTTCAGCCCATTACTGATTAGCATGTATTTCCCTTGCCTAAACATATTCTCAATCTCTGAAAATTCAGTGATGATGTCATAGCAAAACTTTAGAAACAATCTCAGTATCCACTAGTAGGGTCAAGGggatgaaaaaaaattgttttcttctatCCTTTTAGGTTCTTAGCTGGACTCTGTAACAAAAAaagagattaacaagagaaaaacagaagtttattaatatGTATGTGTCATAGGAGAAACTCAGGGATAAATTATTCAAAGGCGTGGCTAGAACTTGAGTTTATATAGCATcttaaacaaaaaaccaaaacaaacaaaaaaaaccaataaatttTCAGAGAAGtaacaagacaaaggaaaagtacTTTGAGTGTCCAGGGTGGCAAATTGtggaaaggtaaatatataggggATTAATGGACGATAAAGGCTAGTCAGTAGTTTGTTATGTAGAGTCcttgggtgctgacaagggtctAGGGTTGCTgttgattaatttttgtataatttaAGTCTTATTTTTTGGCAGATAGGGGAAGGGCAGAGAGCTTTTCTTGTATCTGCTGCTTCTCAATTGCCTTCacttcaaaataatccttatgccaaaatgGCATATTTTGGAGTGGCAAACTATGTTCCCCTTCAAGGGGAatggttaaattttaaaaattaaattgttgtATAGCTGCTCAGTGGagtattttaaaaccttttaaaataataattacagaATAGGATCAGTGGAttatatcaatgtcaatatcatgGTTATGATATTGTACTGTAGTTTTGCAAGAGGTTACCATTGGGGAATCTGGGTAAAGCCTGCACagatctctgtattatttcttacaactgcatgtgaatctacagttatctcaaaaaatttaatggaaaaaaattttaatcataatcataaatacagcatattaacatgCAATACTTATTTTTACTTATGTGAAAAAATCAGCTTAAAATCTGAAGGGACCCTATATTATAACTCTATTAGATTATGCAtaggaagaaaagaggagagaaaatacaCCAAATGATCACAATGGTTTTATCTAAGTTGTTGGATTTttagatgatttttcttttcttctttatatttttcatcattttgtaAGTGTCCTACTATGACTACATACTATAACTTTTCTAATCATCGAAAAACTGtaagttatcttttaaaaatacatttaaaaatcttgcTTTCTCAGCATGCCAATGTGAAGGAAAAGATAACCGAATACCATTACTGAAGGAAGTTTTTGAGGCCTTTCCTAACACTCCTATTAACATCGATATCAAAGTCAACAACAATTTGCTGATTAAGAAGGTACTTAAGGCATTGTGTCCTCTGAGTGCGTTGCATCCAATTTCATCCAAACTAAATAAGGCTAGAGTAGGTGCCTGCATAGATTGATAATGTTCAAGGAAATGTGATACTCTAGGGATCAGTATTGTTTCAAATACTGCCCTGGTAGAAGACATCACTGTACTGTAGGAAAGCCTGTTTCAGAGTGACTTGTCATGTCGCAGTCATGGATAAAAGTGAGCTTCTGTGAACCCATAGCCCTGGCATTTACGTAATTAACTTCTTCTAGTTTCACTTGTTTCACTTGTACTTAGTTTATAGCAAATTACTAAACAGTTGTATTCTATTAAATAAATCATATAATGGTAAAATGTAATTTCTTGTACTTTATAAAATAATCTGAATTTATGTATCAGTTCTTCCAAAATTTTATAGTATGCACTGGCAGATAGTcagttttaatccattttttaagtgaaatcatGTAAGTGGATTTACAAATAGGCACATgcataaaattttgaattttcacATGTAGGTTTCAGAGTTGGTGAAGCAGTACAGACGAGAACACATAACAGTGTGGGGTAATGCCAGTTATGAAATTGTAGAAAAGTGCTACAAAGAGGTAAGCTTCATAAATGATACAGAATgatctatttttgttgttgttgtatatctttaaatgttaagtaaatacaataatatatatttttttaatatcttatttCATAGCCTTGATGCAAAGGCAGACAGTACTGGATGGAAGCAACTAACCAGAAATTTACTAATAAAGATGATGAATTTATAGATAATGGATTTAGTAGAGATAGTGGACCTTGCAATTTAAGTTCAATGTAATTGGACTGGCTCACGGAATTATTATTTTCACATGGTAATATTTTATTACCatgattatttattataaaatttatattttataaattattaacattttattaattttattatgtacattataaaaccaaatatgatttctattttttagtGTCTCGTTTTTGTTAGGTAATCAAATTTTTTGGGTAATTTTGAATTAAGGGAAGTATTTAGTCCTTCAACTCTGTAGCTCAAGCTTTTCTTTACCCTACCTCCCAAATAGAATTAATCAAATTAAGCCAGGATCATGATTATCAGGTAGTATATAAAAGTAGGGCCATCCACCAACTGAAATTTTTCTGTTTGAAgaaaatatatctataaaaaattaagttgatatattttgaaatggtACACTAAGCCTCTATAAGCAAATTTAGCTATATAATCAGCTAGGAGGATTTGAAATTCAAAGTGTTAAAAAACCTTAAACACTGAAGATTCTCTTTCAGAATACAAGTGATAGTGCAGAAGGAATATCATGACACAAGTAGCAATTCTAAAATACAAAGAATTCTTTTGAGAAGGCGTTCCTTCCTAGCAAAGAAGGCAAAAGCATAGATCCAAGAACCATTACAATTAAAAGTACAATTAAAAGTAATGAGGCTCTCATTAAGGCAAGTAAGTTTTATTTATGTGCAGCAGGCTCTGTGAGATCCCAAGGTATCTGTGTACAAAAGGAGAGAACAGAATAATCAATGGGCTGAGTGGCTTCAGATCTCCAAGAATTTAGGACTAAGACTTCCATAACTAATCATTGTCTGATAGTATTTTCACATGTCATTGAAAGGGAGATAATATACTGGAGGCTTCATGACCTGCTGATCTTTTTACatcattcaaaaatttttttcaaattaaaaaatagtgataatagCAAATGCTAGAGAAGATGAGGACAAACTGGATCTCGCCtgcgttgctggtgggaatgtaaaatagaacAGTCACTCTCTTAATTAGTtgggtagtttcttacaaaactaagcatACACTTATCATATTAACCAGCAATCttactcttgggcatttatctcagaaaaatgaaaactatgcacacaaaaacctatacatgaatatttatagcagatttattcaCAATACCAAAATACTAGAAACAAGCCAAATGCCCTTCAGTGGGTACGTGGCTGAACAAACTAACACATCCATACAATGTAATACTATTCAGCAGTAACAGGGAATGAATTATTGGCACATGCAACAACCTGGATGGTCCTAGAAGGCATTTTGCTTAGTGAAAAAAATTAACCTCAAATGgttatatgattacatttatataacattctcaagACTACAGACATGAAGAGCAGATTCGTGGCTCCCAGAGGACAGGGACTTGGTGTGGGTGCAAATACAAAGAAGTAGCAGGAGGGAGTTTCTGTGTGGTGAtggaacagttctgtatcttgattgtggtggagGTTACACAAATCTATACATGGGTTAAAATTGCATCGAACTATACACATGCACAAATGAACACAGGTTTTAAAAATGGTGAAAACCGAATAAGGTCTACAGTCTAATTAACAGTAATATATCAGTGTCAATTCCTGGTTTTGATACATCTGGCTACATCAAATTTTACCATTTGGGGCAGCTGGGTTAAGGATATACAAGACTCTACTGTATTTTTATAACTTCCTGTgactctataattatttcaaaataacaagTTCACTTTTGGTCCAGAATCACAGAACTTTTCCCTTGATTCACATATTTTTCTAGAAGCCTCTGGCTTTCTGTCATTTTAGGATTTAAAAACTCCAAAATTTTCAGCAGCAATTTTCAAACACCGCAGTAAGAATGTCTCAACAATAATTGTCATTTGTATTATGAACATGCTATATAATTAAGTCATGTATCTTTTACAATTCTTAAAGTATGATTTATGAGAATTTCATATTAGCTCTTTAATTCCCAGATGctagaaactaaaaatataaaaataaaagaaagtgggggggacagtggtgctgggaaaaatatGTGGCACTTATTCTCATCTAATGACTTTTTATTCACTCATACTTAATGCAGTTGTTTTTATCCTTGGCTGTATATTGGAATTACTGGAATTGTTTCAAAAAATACTAATGCCTGGGTCCCATTCCAGATATTCTAATTTAATACAGGGACAACCAGTTATTATGCCAGTGGTATGCCAGCATACCGCTCCTAGCCCTCTCCTACCAGTGGCCTTGCATGGCTCTCCAGAAGTACCAGTTACTGTTTTTAGTTCTCTGGTTCCAAAGTTGCATAAGTTTTGAGGGTCAGCCCCTAGCCCTATTTCCTCCTATGAGCTCTGTTATTCTTAGTGTATGAATTTGCAGAAATCAAAGTTTTTTCAGGGACTTGTATACTGTGTTGCAGCTGGAACACCTGTAtataaataaactgaaaacatTACAAAGCAGCATGTGAACTTAGGAGCAAAAGAAGTCCTCAAACTTATttactccatttttaaaaaataaagaagtaggTAATTTAgagctaatatttaaaataaattatgtttttgcatgattttttcaataattacttttatacagaaatattcaaatttattataatgtttatttgttttaaagacaGACAtaggaggagctggaggaggcggGTATGGGGAGTTGTTtactgggtacagagtttcagttgtgcaagatgaaaagagttcacaTATATATGAAGCTTGCAGTTGAAGGGTTTGGGGATCTTGATGAACACATTTTGTAATACAAACTTAGAAGGGTGGTTAGATTCTTGGACTAGTTTACAAAGTCctatttacatttgaaaatatgtatatgtagctGAAAGGTGACATATTTGCAACACCattaatatatatctatattcgtATCTGTATCATAgactgtttaaaattttattatatatatggttATTGAATATATAGAAGGTTActgaatatttcatttctttatcttgTTCCATTAAATTTGGTATGCTTAATCTCTACTGATAAGGACTAGCAGTGACAGACAGAAATGGTATAGCAAAAGCAGAGAGTAAGGAATAGAGAAACTTGAGTATCAATACTATAGGCCTCCAAGATAGATCCTGACCCATTTGTCAAGGACTAGTCATTTCTAAGTGTGGTGTGTTAGAAATGGCTATTGATAATTCAGGGAGTACTTTTAACAGATGTCAAGATACGGTCTTGGGAAATTTTGAAGGTTGTGAAATGAACCTCTTTATTTGAACAATTATAAAGTAACATACAATATTGTTTGTGTCTTTTAGAATTCAGAAATTCCTATACTCTTCAGTTTACAACGTGTTCTGCTCATTCTTGGCCTGTTCTTCACTGGCCTCTTGCCCTTTGTGCCCATTCGAGAACAGTTTTTTGAAATCCCAATGCCTTCTATCATACTGAAGTAAGTGGTTACCCTGTCTTCATCAATtctcaattacaggaaaactaAGATGAAGACTTGTTGATATCAATGATAAAGAATAGATTGCTCTAGTTATTTCCATATTTGATATAATTAAGATGCGTTctctaaaatgaataataaaggtTTTTAAGGATTTACCTGACCCATTTCAGGTAACAATGACTTTCAGTGCCTGTGTACTCAGAAGTCAGGTAAAAAGAATGAGCTTAATCATTGAAACATCTAGTAGCAATTGCCCTCCAACTTCCCTTACTTCCTTCTGCTTGATTGACAACTATACCCAGCTGAAATTCCATTAAGCTCCAAATTCACCACTAGTAttaaatcaccaccaccaccacaacaatgCAAAAAAACCTCTGGAgatgggagaagaaaaaggatagaGTTAGTTTTTATAAGATAGTTCCATATTTATGTAATTTCTCTGCTGGGTATAAAGCCTTGCTTTTCACACACTAATTTActacaaagataaaaatatataaaacacttagcatTGCCTGGCAAATAATAAGCAGtcaataaatgataacttttattgttaaattatcttttttttttttaaagtatttgtttatttatttatggctgcgttgggtcttcgtttctgtgcgagggctttctctagttgcggaaagcgggggcccctcttcatcgcggtgcgcgggcctctcactatcgcggcctctctcgttgcggagcacaggctccagacgcgcaggctcagtagttgtggctcacgggcctagttgctccgcggcatgtgggatcttcccagaccagggctcgaacccgtgtcccctgcattggcaggcagattctcaaccactgcgccaccagggaagcccaattatctttctcattattattaGGGAGCTTCACCTCACAATCTCCTACCCTTATAATGTCATTCCTAGCTATACATTTCTAATAATAACTGAGCCATGACAAAGGAATTCAGAGCTTCTGAGGAGATCATTTAAATGTGATTTCACCTGCATGAAAATTCTTTTCATGCCCACAGAActtcaaaaaaaatcaatctgaACACTAGTACATCAGTCATTAGGAAATATCATTAAGAGAAGCAAGTTGATCAGTACCCCTGTACTCAGCATCTATGTTTCATGCTTGTCTTCCAGTTTGAATTTGTTCGTGATGACTATGTTTATTTTGTCTATTCCCAGTTATATTTACTAGCAGTGTTTGTAGCTGTTTCTGAAAGGAAACAGCAGAAATCATTCTTGTctacaaacaaaccaattttGTTTGCTAGATTAAAATAATTCCTAACCATTTATTCCTAAAGTACTTAGCTTTCCTCTGGTCAAGAGTGGACTGTTGTGCTCTCTAGATCATCTCCATGTGTTCCTTTTAGAAGCAAATACTgttaaaaaatagacatatgaACAAACTtcatagaattaatttttttctctaaaaaatgATTATGGATTAAGACACTGGTAGGATattatgtgtttgtatgttttattattattgttttaaaaaatttatttttggctacattgggtcttcgttgctgcacgcaggcttcctctagttgcggcaagcgggggctactcttcgttgcggtgcgcggccttctcattgcggtggcttctcttgttgcggagcacaagccctagagcgcgtgggcttcagtagttgtggcacgcgggctcggtacttgtggctcgtggctctagagcacaggcgcagtagttgtggctcacaggcttagttgctccgcggcatgtgggatcttccctgaccagggatagaacccgtgttccctgcattggcaggcggattcttaaccactgcgccaccagggaagtccctattattttttttaatgaaagacagTGGGTACTTCCTAAGACAACATAATCATTTGTGTTTAATGAGGTAACTAGTATTTTGAGTTATTAAATTCTTGGGATTCCTGAAATTGCAGTCAGGACTTTCTACCTGGGCTAGAGTTAGTGGGAAAAAAGGAGTTTATTTAGAGAGCTTCAAATAAAAACTGAattcagagaaaaagacaaaaaatgaaTTTAGTGTAGATAGGAAGAGttagaaaggaaataagaaatgaaGATCTGGGGAGAATAAAAATCACTCTGTGCTGTTTAACTTAGAAAGAAGCTGAGGAATCTTCATAGTAGAGAGACTGACTAATCAGAGATGTCTCTGGACACAACCCAGAGTTAATGACACAGGTGCTGCTCTAGGCGTCAAAGAGGTTGAAGAAGGAGCTCAGCTTAGGTCTAAAAGTCAAGTATACTCTTTCAGtaggaaagatattttaaaaggacaGGGCCTAGGTCTTAAAACattgaaagtgaaagaaaaaaaatgcctttaCGGTTTTTTTTAGTCTCATTTTTACCCCAAATATCTTTTAATCCATAGTAAAGTTTGGTTGTGTGTTTAAATCTACTACATACAAAATTACAGCagacaaagcaaaagaaagaggCTTCAccagaaaagagaagagacatGAGTTCTGGGTACCCAGGGTCTCTGGAAAGATAACTTATTAATTTTAACCTTTGAATTGTGGTAGCAAAAAATTAGCTTGAAatcaatgaaaatagaaaacCCAAATGGGCtttgtttgaatttatttttgtccttttccaaatattttttaaacatatactaAGTGCAGACAAGgcactctttttgtttttgtacttgttttattttatcacaCTGATATATTCCTGTGTTTCTaatttatgatttaaattttattttgtctcaGGCTAAAAGAACCACACACCATGTCCAGAAGTCAAAAGTTTCTCATCTGGCTTTCTGATACGTAAGAATTTTAGTTTCTTGATATACAAATTATTGTTTTAACTCTATTAAATACGATGCTTATAATTTAGAGCAGGCTTTCTACATGTAATTTGTAACAAGGATGTGTTGAACATCTACTATACAAATGGATGATGTATGAATCATTTAGAACTAGCTTAATTGCTAGTCACAAAACCTTAAGAAGAATTGAGAGATAATCTCATCAAACTCAGGAGAAAACTGAGCACCCACCTACCCGAAGTTAGATGATTTACAGTACTTGGCGTTATGTAGCTGGTTAGTAGCAGAGCCGGGATATATACCCATCCCCTCTACTTAGTCACTGTTTCCACGAGCCTGCAGTCAAAAATACAGTGAAAAGAAGTGTGTATAGCAATGCAATATATGTAACAGTATATATTGACTAATGGCACATTTCTCAGGAAAATGGTGGGCATCTATTTGGGGGGCATCTACTTTAGATAAAATGCCTTAAATTCTAAGACATGTTGAGTTTAATGTTAGGTAAAACCCACAAAGTTATTGTGCTATACTTTGCTTTAAAGTGGAACCTTGAATGCTTAAATAATAGTCATAAATCACAACCTTTTATTACTAGCTCCTCTTTCATAGAGTTGGAAAACTAGTTGTATCTTTTCTCTGTGCCACAgggtttcttcttttttgctgTATTCCtgaattaatttctagtttttaagGATGCATTTTTAATTGGTGTTAAATGCATATGATTTTTAGTTTCCGTTACTTAATCATTCTAATAGACATAAACAGAATAGAAATAATATGTATAGCTTTTCAGTACAGTAAGTTCCCATCTTGTTCAAGTGATTTGTATTCCAGAAGTTCACTTTTAAGTTAGTTAtttggaactgaaaaaaaaatgctttttttttttcctatataaagGATAGTGTAATTAATGGAcattaggtttctttttttatatatataaatttatttatttatttatttatttatttttggctgtgttgggtctttgttgcggcacgggggctttctctagttgtggcgagcgggggctactcttagttgctttgggtgggcttctcattgtggtggcttctcttgttgcggagcacgggctctaggcacgcaggcttcagtagttgtggaacgcaggctcagtagttgtggcgcacgggcttagttgctccgcggcatgtgggatcttcccagaccagggctcgaacccgtgtcccctgcattggcaggcggattcttaaccactgcgccgccagggaagtcctggacatTAGGTTTCTAAGATAGCTCACAAAAGACTAATTCATTTTGTAAATGGACTGTGATGTTATAGAATTTGACCCAAGTTCACTGCCTTATTTTAACTTGGAAAGTTAGGAACACCGACTTCCCGGTTATTTCCCGCTCTCATTATGGTGCCAGCAGGGAAAGTGAGGAAGCCCCTTCTGCACTGAGCTGCTTCAATAAGAATACGTCTCCTGGGGATCTAATGGCAGCAAGGAGTAGAAAGGAGATTCAGCAGTTAAGATACAAATGCATCCACAGCAGCTATTATTGCTTGAGGCCGTTGGTTATGTTGCCAAAACATTGGGATTAAGTTCAACTAGGAATTTTAAACTCTAGATTGACTAAATTAGGACTGAGGACTAATTTTAGTCCTTCTTTAGGGCTAAGGAGTACCTAAATCTgttgtgcttttcttttctagTCTACTAATGAGAAAAGCTTTGTTCGACCACCTCACTGCCCGAGGCATTCAGGTAAGTTTTTGGAATGATGCATTTTAGAAACAGCATAGTTTAGCAGTTTAACACAAGTTTAAGGGGCAGGAACTTTTAACTGACTTAATATGGTCCTGACTCTGCTTCTGCTGCTTTAATGGTTCTCACATGAAGACCTTAAGCTCTGCCTTACAGTTAGCAAGAAAGTACTGGCATTTCAGAGTTCACCTATGTATTGGTGAGAATAGCTGAAGCCGAGGGGTGGGACGGTCATATTTAATGAGCAAAGTGGAATTTGTTTAAAGGGCTCAATGATTTCTTAAAATTGCAGGTTATTAAAAGGTTATTTTTAAGTGTGCTGAGATTGTAGTGGATACATGCTACCATGAAAacaattttctattttaacatttcttctcATATTTCTCATGTTTCTAATTTTCAGGTGTATGTTTGGGTATTAAATGAAGAGCAGGAATACAAAAGAGCTTTTGATTTGGGAGCAACTGGGGTGATGACAGACTATCCAACAAAACTTAAGgattttttacataatttttcagAATAGAAAAGGAGGTACTCAGAAGCAttcaaagaaaacatgaaaagacctaagaaaaaaaattgttattatttccCTAAGCCATTTCTGGAATGGTAAAAGGTTTAATCAGTTAAGTGTTTATTACCTCATTTTTAAGCCTGTCTGAGAATGTAGAAACTATATATTGTATATCTATTTTAAACAATATTgcatattttacatttgtaaataGTTTGTTTAGAAAGAAAACTGGTTATGAGATGTAAGTAGATGATCGATCAAGATTTCTGTATATGATGCAGTATTCTACTATTATAAGTCATTCTGAAATCAAAGACTATTGGATAAATTTGACATTAGCCTTCACTGGAATAAGATCAACTAATTAGTAAGACAGAATTATTGAAGGCCATTACGGCTATCCCAGTTGTCTTCTTACTTCTAGGTACATCTTAGTTAAAGGGGAAAAATACAGTGAAAGGAGAGCTCGGAAATCAGTGATGTACTTATCTGACAAGTTGAACATTGTTAGCAGAAAGCAGACTCCAAGaaataactgaaagtttattACATGATCAGAAATAAAATCTGTAGACTAAATTCGAATTTTTTGGTTGCTGTTATCAATAGGGACATTCTATTTGGAATCTTTTTCAGGTATGTAACAATGctactgtgtcttttttttttttttttgtaaacattaAAATTGGACTTAATTGTAAATTAAGACAAGATGCAAATAGTCACATTTTTGTTTCCTCTAAAGAAATGTACATTTTCCATTGTTGGCAATGACTAACTGTCTGGACCTACATCTAGATGTTAAATAACATCTTGAATCCTAATAATCATATGAAACTGATGAAAGTGCATATCACTGTGTCTAAAACTTATAGTATAAACCACCTCCTCCTGATCTTTAAGAATTTATTCTTCTGAATATTAGTGGAAACAGAATTTCCCAAAGCATTAGGCATCACTTTCTCAGATTTTCTGATGTGACTTCATGTAAATCTGTTTCTAATCTTTTTGACTTATTTTCGTTACCTCTCTGGGAGGTAAATATAATCTGGAACATTTGAAGTTTGCCAGCTAACAGCTACAAAGGATGATCATACTCTCCCACCTGTCCCTGGATGAcataaatgacattttttttttttgtttaaactgaaataaaattttcaaaaacaaaataagggTTCTTCATTGGTGGTGATTTTGTTTTGCAGTCCTAATTCCAAAtatgctttataattttttttcagaatttaatgAGATGGTAAATTGATAGTGTAACTCAATACACCTGAGACTTCTCTCTAgtgtaaggaaaataaaacatagaaaCACTTCTATGGTAAAGAAATTGCCTCTTGGTATTTGAGTAAATAACTTGGGCAGGTAATCCATTAAATCCATCATTTTCACTTTCACTTATAGTAATTTATGATTATAGTTGCTAGAGATCTTTTTGATCATCTTTGATATAATCCTTTTTGCAATTTCCCCTTTCCAAATTTTGCTTTGTTATGATTCAGTTATGATGCAGTTCATATTATAGGGCCAGCATATATTTTGCGTCAATCAGTAGAAGATAAAGTACCCAGCATGGTAAAGATGTTTAGAAAGTcatgttttaaaagtttgatgATTTTATAGTCAAGGTGACTTCAATTCATTTAATAAAAGTATAGTATCTATAACAAAAGAGTTATCAGATAACATCTGAATATTGCTCTTCTGATTGGGGCATCACATTTTAAAAGAGGTTAGATACCCTTTCATTTTGAGAGAGATATTGCTAGGCATTGTGTGGTAGGGAAGGCTAGAGAAGTGGTCAAAAGATGGGATTAGACCCTTTGCCTGGGATGAGGGTAGCACTAGATTTGACAGacccaaggacttccctggtggtccagttgttaagactctgcactcctaaaatgcagggggcacgggttcagtccctgggtggggaactatgatccccacaagccatgaggcatggcctaaaaaaaaaaaaaaaaaaagatttgatagACCTATAGTCCAGCATGCCAGTAGAATCCTAAATACATGGCAGTGGACAGCAGTTGACAGGTAGGTATTTCAGTAGGCAATTGGCATgagggaattttattttcttactatcatttttttttttttttttttttttttggccgcatcgcatggcatgtgggatcttccccagccagggattgaaactgtgtcccctgaattgggagcgtggagtcataaccactggaccacccgggaagtcctgCCGGAATTTGGGAATTTTAACTTGAAGTAGTAAGAGTTTCTCTGTAGGACTAGGGTCCGAGGCATGTTACCAAGGCAAAACAGGACACAAGTTAGAAGAACTAGGACCCAGATCTTGGAAAGAAGCTCATTTAATAGAAC
This is a stretch of genomic DNA from Eschrichtius robustus isolate mEscRob2 chromosome 20, mEscRob2.pri, whole genome shotgun sequence. It encodes these proteins:
- the GDPD1 gene encoding lysophospholipase D GDPD1 isoform X2, translating into MSSTAAFYLLSTLGGYLVTSFLLLKYPTLLHQRKKQRFLSKHISHRGGAGENLENTMAAFQHAVTVGTDMLELDCHITKDEEVVVSHDENLKRSTGVNVNISDLKYCELPPYLGKLDVSFQKACQCEGKDNRIPLLKEVFEAFPNTPINIDIKVNNNLLIKKVSELVKQYRREHITVWGNASYEIVEKCYKENSEIPILFSLQRVLLILGLFFTGLLPFVPIREQFFEIPMPSIILKLKEPHTMSRSQKFLIWLSDTLLMRKALFDHLTARGIQVYVWVLNEEQEYKRAFDLGATGVMTDYPTKLKDFLHNFSE
- the GDPD1 gene encoding lysophospholipase D GDPD1 isoform X3, encoding MSSTAAFYLLSTLGGYLVTSFLLLKYPTLLHQRKKQRFLSKHISHRGGAGENLENTMAAFQHAVTVGTDMLELDCHITKDEEVVVSHDENLKRSTGVNVNISDLKYCVSELVKQYRREHITVWGNASYEIVEKCYKENSEIPILFSLQRVLLILGLFFTGLLPFVPIREQFFEIPMPSIILKLKEPHTMSRSQKFLIWLSDTLLMRKALFDHLTARGIQVYVWVLNEEQEYKRAFDLGATGVMTDYPTKLKDFLHNFSE